GAAGCGCAGTGGCTCCAGCGCCGGGTTGGTGCCCACGGGCACGGCCTCGAGATGCTCGAGAAGCGTCGGGCCGGCATACCAGGGGGTGTGGGCGGAGCGGTCCACCACGTTGTCGCCGAGCAGGGCGGAGACGGGCACGGCGGCGACGTCCTCGATGCCGAACCGGCCTGCGAGCCGGGCGAACTCGCCCACGATGTCGCCGAAGACCTCGGCGTCCCAGCCCACGAGGTCCATCTTGTTGACGGCGAGGGCGACGTGCCGCACGCCGAGGAGGCCGGTGACGGCGAGGTGGCGACGGGTCTGCTCGACCACTCCGTGGCGCGCGTCGACCAGGATCAGGGCGAGCTCGGCGGTCGAGGCGCCGGTCACCATGTTGCGCGTGTACTGCACGTGGCCCGGGGTGTCGGCGAGGACGTAGGACCGGGTCGCCGTCGAGAAGTACCGGTACGCGACGTCGATGGTGATGCCCTGCT
The Actinomycetota bacterium DNA segment above includes these coding regions:
- a CDS encoding GTP-binding protein, which encodes MTAELLRFATAGSVDDGKSTLIGRLLYDSKSIFEDQLLAIEATSLARGDEYTNLALLTDGLRAEREQGITIDVAYRYFSTATRSYVLADTPGHVQYTRNMVTGASTAELALILVDARHGVVEQTRRHLAVTGLLGVRHVALAVNKMDLVGWDAEVFGDIVGEFARLAGRFGIEDVAAVPVSALLGDNVVDRSAHTPWYAGPTLLEHLEAVPVGTNPALEPLRF